The sequence GACAGTTCGACCCGAACTGCGTGCGCCTGGTGACGCAGGGACGAGACCCGGCCACCGCGGTCGCCTGCCTGCTGGGCTTCTTCAAGCTCGTCTGCGCGGACGGATACGAGCAGGTAATTACATACGGCCTTGTAACAttaacttaaaggagtactgacacgattttgaagtgcagcaaaacggacgtttttggtttccttggcatgtagtgttaacgctctccccacaccgcatccgggaaacacgtatagctatttaagtttgattttaaagttttcatctcccagcatctgcaaggcagcttcaccgcatggagagccctatgacgtttcaagtcagctcacctggtttgcgaagtctgggttctgcatgcagcctaaatcacagaaatcgctgtcggaggcactggacgacagttcactcatcatgaaacacgttcgactgacagcaaaggacagcaggtgcatatttcgtgggttgcagtctgcccgtgacggcacgggcagacttgacacgtcactatgaagccgccctctcgaaaccgaaaccgaaactgctggttgaaagaagcggtattaaaaatatatgcaatgcatccccaggcaccacgacactctttttagggttctcgacacccgtgctttcatttagagcaacaacccgaaaaattttaaaattcatgtcagtactcctttaaaaactTTGAGACGTATTCATCGCATCGATTAGTTAAAAGCTCATAAGAGTTGTAATAACGACGAAAATATGAAAGCGTTTTGCTGTAGCTTCTGTAACTGAAGCATGGCAACTTCATTAGAGCAGGTAAAATAGAAATTTGCGGATTGTTCGTGGGAAATCAACCATGCACGCGATTGAGAGCGTCCTTTTTTTGTAATAAGTACGAATCCGTTTTTTCCAccatgccacggcgcatgcgcccatCCCCTAGCGGGAACTTTGCGAAACGCCtcatgatctcggaggcttttgttctggtctcaccggttgtcccggcccctctCAAAGCACTAgcaaaatggcagagggcagtACAGGAAAATGTAAAAGTCGGATTTGACAAGTTGTCTTCTGGCAAGAGCAAGTCTACGATGTTGGAGGCTCCTGTGAGTTGATAGACGTAGTCCCTACCCCTTGCACGTCGCGTCCTCGCCAGGTGGTTCGCGCTAGCGACGTCGACGGCGTCTGGCTGGACGAGGTGTACGTGAGCGGCGCCTTCGTGCGCCGCCAGCTTCGCGCCCTGCGCGCCGACTCCGAGCCCGCGGCCACCATGGACGACTTCTACGTGCTCCTGAGCGTGCTGCTGTGCAACCTACCGCGCGTGCGTGGCTCCAACCTGAACCGCGACTGGTTCCAGAACCGGGTCAACGACCTGGTCGAGCTGTTCCCGGGAGTCTCGGAGCCGCCGCCCGTGCCGCTGTACGGCGAGGAGCAGGCGGACGCCATCTCCAACTTTGGCGAGCAGTGGCCGAACACAAGGGCGGCGCTGTGCCACGCCCTGCTTAGGAGCCGCTTCGAGGTAAGTGTTCTACTTTGTAATGTACCAGGCTGTAGCGTGGGTGCCGAGGAATGATGGTACTGTACTGAAAGTACCGCTTGTGCACCGAGAAGTGGCTGCACATCAAGGTAGTGTTGTGCCATGCCCTACTAAGGGGCTGCTTAGGAGCGTGTTCCCTATCATTGCGTGTTCTCTTGCCTAGTGCCGTGTTCCCGTGCCTCTTTAGAACACGTATGCGACTGCACTGGGGCGGCACTGTGCCAACATCATGCTCAAAGGTCCCTTCGAGATGCGCCCGTTATGACTGTGTTCTACTTCAGAGTGTACTCGACTGTATACCTGTGTTGCGTCTACCTTGAGCAGTGACCGCCCGCAGAGACAAACCATGCTCGACGGTCGGTTAGATGCGTGTACCCGGCTTTTGACATGTGTTCTACTTTACTTCAAAGCGTACTGGACGGTACCTGTACCATGTGTACCTTCTGTTGCCCGAACATAAaggca comes from Rhipicephalus sanguineus isolate Rsan-2018 chromosome 7, BIME_Rsan_1.4, whole genome shotgun sequence and encodes:
- the LOC119400032 gene encoding uncharacterized protein LOC119400032, whose product is MIPMRSLPLATADALGSVLTRQTVYVFPPLGQFDPNCVRLVTQGRDPATAVACLLGFFKLVCADGYEQVVRASDVDGVWLDEVYVSGAFVRRQLRALRADSEPAATMDDFYVLLSVLLCNLPRVRGSNLNRDWFQNRVNDLVELFPGVSEPPPVPLYGEEQADAISNFGEQWPNTRAALCHALLRSRFENTYATALGRHCANIMLKGPFEMRPL